A genomic stretch from Mus pahari chromosome 6, PAHARI_EIJ_v1.1, whole genome shotgun sequence includes:
- the Slc2a7 gene encoding solute carrier family 2, facilitated glucose transporter member 7 gives MENKETGTPLPLPPTEARLQPTLVLTTLSAAFGSVFQYGYNIAVINTPHKVLKSFYNDTHFERHGTFMDENTLLLLWSCTVSMFPLGGLLGSLVVGLMVNKWGRKGTLLINNAFAITSAVLMGVSKVARAFELIILSRVLVGICAGIAYSTLPMYLGELAPQNLRGTLGTMTEVFVIIGVLLAQIFSLQAILGNATGWPILLALTGVPAVIQLLSLPFFPESPRYTLIEKGDEETARQALRRLRGRNYNVEAEMEEMRTEERTEQAEGRLSVLNLFTFRPLRWQLISIVVLMAGQQLSGINAVNYYADVIYTSAGVDPTQSQYVTLGSGVINLVMTLVSAIIIERLGRRILLLSGYAICCSACLVLTVALLLQSTIPELSYLSIICVFSYIVGHSIGPSPVPSVVRTEIVLQSSRTAAFTVDGAVHWLTNFIVGLTFPSIQVAIGAYSFLVFAGVCILTAAYIYVVIPETKGRTFVEINCAFAKRNGVEFPEEKEVTTAKPHTPSLPTKETSF, from the exons ATGGAGAACAAGGAGACAGGGACACCTCTGCCCTTGCCACCCACGGAAGCG CGCCTGCAGCCCACACTAGTCCTGACTACCCTGAGTGCAGCCTTTGGCTCAGTCTTCCAGTATGGCTACAACATCGCCGTGATCAACACACCTCACAAG GTCCTGAAGTCATTTTACAATGACACGCACTTTGAGCGACACGGAACGTTCATGGATGAGAATACCCTGCTGCTCCTGTGGTCTTGCACGGTCTCCATGTTCCCTCTGGGAGGGTTGCTGGGGTCCTTGGTGGTTGGCCTGATGGTCAATAAGTGGGGCAG AAAGGGAACACTGTTGATCAACAATGCCTTCGCTATAACCTCTGCCGTCCTGATGGGAGTCAGCAAAGTGGCCCGGGCTTTTGAGCTGATCATCTTGTCTCGAGTGCTGGTGGGAATCTGCGCAG GCATCGCCTACAGTACTCTTCCCATGTACCTGGGAGAACTGGCTCCCCAGAACCTTAGGGGTACATTAGGGACAATGACGGAGGTTTTCGTCATCATCGGAGTCCTCTTGGCTCAGATCTTCAGCCTGCAGGCCATCCTGGGCAATGCCACAG GGTGGCCAATCCTCTTGGCTCTCACAGGGGTCCCTGCAGTGATTcagctcctctctctgcccttcttccCGGAGAGCCCCCGCTACACTCTTATTGAGAAAGGAGACGAGGAGACGGCAAGGCAAG CTCTAAGGAGGCTGCGAGGTCGCAACTACAATGTGGAGGCCGAGATGGAAGAAATGCGCACAGAGGAGCGCACCGAGCAAGCCGAGGGTCGCCTGTCCGTGCTCAACCTCTTCACCTTTCGGCCCCTGCGCTGGCAGCTGATCTCTATCGTCGTGCTCATGGCTGGCCAGCAGCTGTCCGGGATCAACGCG GTCAACTACTACGCAGACGTCATCTACACCTCAGCTGGTGTGGACCCCACCCAGTCCCAGTACGTGACCCTGGGCTCTGGTGTCATCAACTTGGTGATGACTCTCGTCTCG GCCATTATCATAGAGCGTCTGGGGCGGCGGATTCTCCTGCTGTCTGGCTATGCCATCTGCTGCTCTGCCTGCCTGGTACTGACCGTGGCACTCCTCCTCCAG AGCACCATCCCTGAGCTGTCTTACCTAAGCATCATCTGTGTCTTCTCCTACATCGTGGGACATTCCATAGGACCCA gtCCTGTCCCCTCGGTGGTGAGGACCGAGATTGTCCTGCAGTCCTCTCGGACAGCCGCCTTCACTGTGGACGGGGCTGTGCACTGGCTCACCAACTTCATCGTGGGCTTGACATTTCCATCCATCCAG GTGGCCATCGGAGCCTACAGCTTTCTCGTCTTTGCTGGCGTCTGTATCCTCACCGCTGCTTATATCTACGTGGTAATCCCTGAGACCAAGGGCAGGACATTCGTAGAGATAAACTGTGCTTTTGCCAAGAGAAATGGAGTGGAGtttccagaagagaaagaagtaaccACGGCCAAGCCTCACACACCTTCCCTGCCTACCAAGGAAACATCCTTTTGA